In Nitrosospira briensis C-128, a genomic segment contains:
- a CDS encoding BCAM0308 family protein encodes MGTHTTSPGFRLISRRDSMFEERVHDAYKARHKLSEPTVCPQCGAVFHEGRWQWLQAPADAHQEPCPACHRIHDHFPAGFVTLQGEFFLAHREEILHLAHNVEKHERTEHPLERIMEIEEKNGVTLITTTDIHLARGIGEAIHNAYQGELEFHYNPDEYLLRVSWTR; translated from the coding sequence ATGGGCACTCATACTACGTCTCCTGGCTTTCGCCTGATTTCTCGTCGTGACAGCATGTTTGAGGAGCGCGTGCACGATGCCTATAAGGCAAGACATAAGCTGTCTGAGCCGACCGTTTGTCCACAATGCGGCGCGGTATTCCATGAAGGACGCTGGCAGTGGCTCCAGGCTCCCGCCGATGCACATCAGGAACCTTGTCCCGCATGCCATCGCATTCATGATCATTTTCCCGCCGGTTTTGTGACTTTGCAGGGGGAGTTTTTTCTCGCTCATCGCGAGGAAATCCTGCATCTCGCACATAACGTGGAAAAACATGAGCGAACCGAACATCCGCTTGAACGTATCATGGAAATCGAAGAAAAGAATGGCGTGACGCTGATTACAACCACTGATATCCATCTGGCACGAGGTATTGGCGAAGCCATACATAATGCCTACCAGGGCGAACTGGAATTTCACTATAACCCAGATGAATATCTGTTGCGTGTGAGTTGGACGCGATAG
- a CDS encoding YbhB/YbcL family Raf kinase inhibitor-like protein produces MSMTITSSSFSPHGVIPARHTCDGHDTSPELFWTEVPEGTQSLVLIMDDPDAPDPAAPKRTWVHWVLYNIPPGTSGLSEAIATADLPPGTREGLNDWQRTGYGGPCPPIGKHRYFHKLYALDTVLPDLKQPTKAKLEKAMEGHVIAYSELIGLYQKH; encoded by the coding sequence ATGTCAATGACCATAACATCTTCATCTTTTTCTCCTCACGGCGTAATTCCTGCGCGCCATACCTGCGATGGCCACGACACTTCACCGGAGCTTTTCTGGACCGAAGTGCCCGAGGGCACGCAAAGCCTGGTGTTAATCATGGACGATCCCGATGCGCCTGATCCTGCTGCGCCCAAGAGAACCTGGGTGCATTGGGTGTTGTACAACATTCCGCCCGGCACCAGCGGGCTATCGGAGGCAATCGCTACGGCGGATCTTCCACCTGGAACACGGGAAGGACTCAATGACTGGCAGCGCACCGGCTATGGTGGGCCGTGCCCGCCGATTGGAAAACATCGGTATTTCCATAAACTCTACGCGCTCGACACAGTCCTGCCGGATTTGAAGCAACCAACCAAGGCAAAGCTGGAGAAAGCGATGGAAGGACATGTCATCGCATATTCTGAACTGATCGGTTTATATCAGAAGCATTGA
- a CDS encoding FkbM family methyltransferase, whose translation MSSFFMDVLSGFSIALYGLKGGYTKVNVKGQSIRIAVDNFRTLQRAKTYSIKEPDTLNWLDSFEPGSRFFDLGANIGQYSLYPAKKYGNDIQVFAFEPQCINYSLLNKNIYLNKLEDNITAYGIAVSGQGGFSKLYIPKFIGGGNRSQFGKEDLKNMKTPTAHIQGMFGVTLDELCGKWGFPYPNYIKIDVDGIEIPIIKGAENVLKNPALRSVIVELGTPEEQREAVNLMEQAGLGVKSKTTRNWGETCFVFEKKTLVASIFA comes from the coding sequence ATGTCTTCATTTTTTATGGATGTTCTTTCCGGGTTCTCTATTGCGCTTTATGGACTAAAAGGCGGTTACACAAAAGTAAATGTCAAGGGCCAATCCATACGCATCGCCGTGGATAACTTTCGGACACTTCAGCGCGCCAAAACTTATTCCATTAAAGAGCCCGATACGCTGAATTGGCTCGACAGTTTTGAACCCGGCTCGCGATTCTTTGATCTGGGCGCGAATATCGGTCAATATTCCTTATATCCCGCAAAAAAATACGGGAATGACATTCAGGTTTTTGCCTTTGAGCCTCAGTGCATCAATTATTCTTTATTGAATAAAAACATTTACCTGAACAAGCTCGAGGATAATATTACGGCTTATGGTATAGCCGTATCGGGACAGGGCGGGTTTTCAAAACTGTATATCCCGAAATTTATTGGCGGAGGAAATCGCTCACAGTTCGGAAAGGAAGACCTGAAGAACATGAAAACACCCACCGCGCATATTCAGGGAATGTTTGGAGTAACGCTGGACGAGTTATGCGGAAAATGGGGATTCCCTTACCCCAACTATATCAAGATTGATGTTGACGGCATAGAGATTCCCATTATCAAAGGTGCGGAAAATGTTCTGAAAAACCCGGCGCTGAGATCTGTCATCGTCGAGCTGGGAACCCCTGAGGAGCAGCGGGAAGCGGTAAATCTGATGGAACAGGCAGGCCTTGGAGTGAAATCCAAAACCACCAGAAATTGGGGAGAAACCTGTTTTGTATTCGAGAAAAAAACGTTAGTCGCTTCTATTTTTGCATAA
- a CDS encoding Hsp20/alpha crystallin family protein: MMNALNHARKNISHGLSRTWDHISEGWHELVHQSSGALTHFTHRKDEEDKEHAEVGTLPTFRNWSILAGEVEETDKEMMVRVEMPGMEKKDCHITIDGNMLYLRGEKHFERTTSDSTYHFTERAYGVFQRTIPLPCKADADHAEASYKNGVLTVRLPKLDAEQGRLIPIS, from the coding sequence ATGATGAATGCCTTGAATCATGCCAGGAAAAACATTAGCCACGGGCTTAGCCGAACCTGGGACCATATTTCAGAGGGCTGGCACGAACTGGTTCACCAAAGTAGCGGCGCGCTGACTCACTTTACGCATCGTAAGGATGAGGAGGACAAAGAGCACGCGGAGGTGGGCACACTCCCCACTTTTCGAAACTGGAGCATATTGGCGGGAGAGGTTGAGGAAACAGACAAGGAGATGATGGTGCGGGTAGAAATGCCCGGTATGGAAAAAAAGGATTGCCATATTACGATAGACGGCAATATGCTTTATTTGAGAGGCGAAAAACATTTTGAACGTACTACAAGCGATAGTACGTATCATTTCACGGAGCGTGCTTACGGCGTTTTCCAACGGACCATACCCTTACCGTGCAAGGCGGATGCAGACCACGCGGAAGCGAGCTATAAAAATGGCGTGCTGACCGTGCGCCTGCCCAAGCTGGATGCAGAGCAAGGGCGGCTCATTCCAATATCCTGA
- a CDS encoding rhamnan synthesis F family protein, whose product MSLHKQKNQRTTWPMRWTIKMIVKELRYALYLYVYLLKRKKVRKEPLVRLDEKGLVSPDYTKPVCLFCSYDYENIVRKNVYQYVDALALAGFNIIFISSSDDISVSDLEKLSRCCVRIINRENKGYDFYGWKTGLEKYARYKDHAGLLLANDSVIGPLFSISDIVTTLENCDADVIGMTDSFQFHPHLQSYFLYCKKNVVLSEEFLRFFKEVDILELKNVVIRKYEVGFSRLLRHRFRLAALYGLEPALARINFNQRPIRWIEPTSHLWKPLITEFKFPFIKKSVLTRKGVSVKEVLPVLAETASRYNMDILDDLSLPYR is encoded by the coding sequence ATGTCCCTGCACAAACAGAAGAATCAGCGAACCACCTGGCCGATGAGGTGGACCATCAAGATGATAGTCAAGGAGTTGCGATATGCTCTTTATTTATATGTTTATTTGCTCAAGCGGAAGAAAGTGCGTAAGGAACCGCTGGTCAGATTGGATGAAAAAGGGCTGGTATCGCCGGATTACACTAAACCGGTCTGCCTTTTTTGTAGCTACGATTACGAAAATATTGTCAGAAAGAACGTGTATCAGTACGTTGATGCGCTCGCCCTGGCCGGGTTCAACATCATATTTATCAGCTCGAGCGATGATATTTCAGTTTCAGACCTGGAGAAACTTTCAAGATGCTGCGTAAGAATCATAAACCGGGAGAATAAAGGCTACGATTTTTACGGATGGAAAACAGGACTGGAAAAATATGCTCGATACAAAGACCATGCCGGCCTTCTGTTAGCCAACGATAGCGTTATCGGGCCACTTTTCAGCATCAGCGATATCGTTACTACACTTGAGAACTGCGACGCCGATGTGATTGGAATGACCGATTCTTTTCAATTTCATCCGCATCTGCAATCTTATTTTCTGTATTGCAAGAAAAATGTAGTGTTATCTGAAGAATTTCTTCGCTTCTTCAAAGAGGTCGATATTCTGGAGCTCAAGAATGTCGTTATCCGAAAATATGAAGTCGGTTTTTCCCGGCTTCTCCGTCACAGATTCCGGCTCGCCGCTCTTTATGGCTTGGAACCCGCCTTGGCTCGAATTAATTTTAATCAAAGGCCTATAAGATGGATAGAGCCTACCTCACATCTATGGAAGCCTCTTATTACCGAGTTCAAATTTCCGTTTATCAAAAAAAGCGTTTTGACAAGAAAGGGCGTAAGTGTTAAAGAGGTCTTACCGGTGTTGGCAGAAACTGCTTCTCGTTACAACATGGACATCCTCGACGACCTGAGTTTGCCCTACAGATGA
- a CDS encoding CBS domain-containing protein, whose amino-acid sequence MPVGEICNRDVIVLRRDETILEAAKLMRYHHVGDVIIVEERDGVRVPVGIVTDRDLVVEIMATELDQAVITVGDIIAQELATVKEDVAIFDAIQYMRSKTVRRLPVVDENGALVGILTLDDLLELLSEELLAIAKLVNYQRQKETRTRR is encoded by the coding sequence ATGCCTGTCGGCGAAATTTGCAACCGTGATGTTATTGTTTTGCGACGAGATGAAACCATTCTGGAGGCAGCCAAGCTCATGCGCTATCACCACGTCGGTGATGTGATCATTGTGGAAGAGCGTGATGGCGTCCGTGTTCCAGTCGGGATTGTCACCGATCGGGATCTGGTTGTAGAGATCATGGCGACTGAACTCGATCAGGCGGTTATCACCGTAGGCGATATCATCGCGCAAGAGTTGGCCACCGTAAAAGAAGACGTGGCGATCTTCGATGCGATTCAATACATGCGCAGTAAAACTGTAAGGCGTTTGCCGGTCGTGGATGAAAACGGCGCACTAGTAGGCATACTGACACTGGATGACTTATTGGAACTGCTATCGGAAGAATTGCTTGCAATTGCCAAGCTGGTAAATTATCAGCGGCAAAAGGAAACGAGGACGCGACGCTAG
- a CDS encoding Kazal-type serine protease inhibitor family protein, with product MKKLPCVLLIGAALLSLPAIAQNDGDRAEAANRAVNISLGSSGGALDNAALKSVRKLVGKAIIADTVDTFAVYSPRTGGPIPIEGGLNACAEAGFSATPKQFNAFVKQLRAIHPKAGTFLNVELTDQCKPIDVVASAVCGGIAGTACPDAKQFCDFGTGQCKVADAQGTCKTKPTICPQIFKPVCGCDGKTYPNACTASAAGVSVEREGECKKSEPQACGGIAGIPCPSGKTCVDNSADDCDPKRGGADCPGICEAK from the coding sequence ATGAAGAAATTACCTTGTGTTTTACTGATCGGAGCTGCCTTGCTTAGCCTGCCCGCCATTGCCCAGAATGACGGTGACCGTGCGGAGGCTGCAAACCGTGCCGTGAATATCTCTCTCGGCAGTTCTGGAGGAGCGCTGGATAACGCCGCATTGAAATCGGTCCGCAAGCTGGTCGGAAAAGCGATCATTGCCGATACCGTAGATACTTTCGCTGTCTATAGCCCCAGAACAGGCGGCCCGATTCCGATCGAAGGCGGCTTGAACGCCTGCGCGGAAGCAGGTTTTAGCGCAACGCCAAAGCAGTTCAACGCTTTTGTCAAGCAGTTGCGCGCCATTCATCCCAAGGCGGGAACCTTCCTCAATGTAGAGCTCACGGATCAATGCAAGCCGATTGATGTCGTTGCGTCCGCAGTCTGCGGTGGTATTGCGGGAACAGCCTGTCCTGACGCAAAACAGTTTTGTGATTTTGGAACGGGTCAATGCAAGGTGGCGGATGCACAAGGCACATGCAAGACCAAGCCCACCATTTGTCCGCAAATCTTCAAGCCTGTTTGTGGTTGCGATGGTAAAACTTATCCGAATGCATGCACGGCGTCGGCCGCAGGCGTATCCGTTGAGCGGGAAGGGGAATGCAAAAAATCAGAACCACAAGCTTGCGGTGGAATTGCCGGGATTCCATGCCCTAGTGGCAAAACCTGCGTAGATAACTCCGCTGACGATTGCGATCCGAAACGCGGCGGTGCGGATTGTCCCGGAATCTGCGAAGCCAAATAG
- a CDS encoding ABC transporter ATP-binding protein, with amino-acid sequence MRTLYTYCMLFPRRTAYVLVALLAAGIAEGLSLTALLPLLSIAVGDNANSDTGKRIVDVLQGIGIVPTIGVMLLIIVGGMIIKSVILLMANRQVGYTVAHVATALRLELIDALLASRWQYYLRQPMGSLANSVATEAYRAANGFEHSVTVLALVIQVIVYGTVAMFVSWQATLTSLLVGVVMLRLLNQLIRATRRAGGKQTQLMRHLLTYLSDVLGSVKSLKAMARDNVAEAILRDQTKQLEKATRREIMAREALMALQEPILATLIASGLYLALSIWELSLPSVMVMVFLLTRLLSLLNKTQRKYQNLAAQESAYWALRTAIEEARAAAERTTGTRQPTLQKGISLRHIDFDYGTKPIFQDLNLEIPVNSFTTIAGPSGVGKSTMLDLLCGLAEPKSGDMLIDGVPLREINPRDWRRMIGYVAQENVLLHDTILSNILVGAPDLVEADAERALHQAGAWDFVSALPEGLQTIVGERGGLLSGGQRQRIAIARALAHQPLFLLLDEPTSALDPESERLVCDTLKKLAKDLTVVAVSHQPALINAADYIFTLSKGKAERLQHPSEVENESDAISVSRRGATSVFR; translated from the coding sequence ATGCGAACTCTATACACTTATTGCATGCTTTTCCCGCGACGCACCGCGTACGTCCTGGTCGCGCTGTTGGCGGCAGGTATCGCCGAAGGGCTTAGTCTGACCGCACTTCTCCCGTTACTTTCGATTGCGGTGGGCGATAACGCGAATTCCGACACCGGCAAGCGAATCGTCGACGTACTGCAAGGGATCGGCATCGTACCGACCATTGGCGTCATGCTGCTGATCATTGTCGGAGGCATGATCATCAAGAGCGTGATATTGCTGATGGCCAACAGGCAAGTCGGCTATACCGTCGCGCATGTCGCCACCGCGCTTCGCCTTGAATTGATCGACGCGCTGCTCGCGAGCCGCTGGCAATATTATCTGCGTCAACCCATGGGTTCCCTGGCGAATTCGGTCGCCACCGAAGCATACCGTGCGGCCAACGGTTTTGAGCACAGCGTCACCGTGCTGGCGCTGGTGATACAGGTCATCGTCTATGGAACCGTGGCCATGTTCGTTTCATGGCAGGCAACGCTTACTTCGTTACTTGTCGGCGTGGTAATGCTGCGGCTGCTGAATCAACTGATTCGGGCTACCCGCCGGGCCGGGGGTAAGCAGACTCAACTGATGCGCCACCTGCTGACTTATCTTTCCGACGTGCTCGGATCGGTAAAATCACTGAAAGCCATGGCGCGGGATAACGTGGCAGAGGCCATCCTGCGCGACCAGACCAAGCAGCTGGAAAAAGCCACCCGGCGCGAAATCATGGCGCGGGAAGCTTTGATGGCCTTGCAGGAACCCATACTGGCCACCCTGATAGCGTCAGGCTTATATCTGGCCCTGTCGATATGGGAGCTTTCGTTGCCGTCTGTGATGGTGATGGTCTTTCTGCTCACCCGCCTTCTGAGCCTGCTCAATAAAACGCAGCGCAAATACCAGAATCTGGCGGCGCAGGAGAGTGCTTACTGGGCTTTGCGCACAGCGATTGAAGAGGCGCGTGCCGCAGCGGAGAGAACGACGGGTACGCGTCAGCCTACCCTTCAAAAGGGGATCAGCTTGCGTCACATCGATTTCGATTACGGCACGAAACCAATATTTCAGGATCTCAACCTCGAGATTCCAGTCAATTCATTCACCACCATTGCAGGACCATCGGGTGTTGGAAAAAGTACCATGCTGGACCTGCTGTGTGGACTGGCTGAACCAAAGTCAGGGGATATGCTCATAGATGGTGTGCCTCTGCGTGAAATCAATCCGCGCGACTGGCGACGCATGATCGGCTATGTCGCACAGGAAAATGTTCTGCTTCACGACACCATTCTCAGCAACATACTTGTCGGCGCGCCTGACCTGGTTGAAGCCGATGCGGAAAGAGCATTGCACCAAGCGGGAGCCTGGGATTTCGTAAGCGCCCTTCCGGAAGGGTTGCAGACGATTGTCGGCGAACGCGGGGGGCTGCTGTCGGGCGGTCAGCGTCAGCGGATCGCAATAGCCAGAGCGCTGGCTCACCAGCCGCTTTTTCTGTTGCTTGACGAACCGACCAGCGCGCTCGATCCTGAAAGCGAGCGGTTGGTTTGCGACACGCTCAAGAAGCTGGCAAAGGATCTTACCGTGGTTGCCGTTTCTCATCAGCCTGCGCTGATAAATGCAGCGGATTACATATTCACCCTTTCAAAGGGGAAAGCCGAGCGACTGCAACATCCATCCGAGGTTGAGAATGAATCGGATGCCATATCCGTATCGCGCAGGGGAGCGACCTCGGTTTTTCGTTGA
- a CDS encoding beta strand repeat-containing protein, producing MKNMKKNQISKNGSLTNGLFRTLPIIAALAASGFIQPVLAVDRTWFGSTGDWGVDTNWSPIGVPGISDKAIISSGNSTLSFNTGITGLDLSGGILGGTGNLTLSGLSTWTGGSIAGAATTTFSSTLVMSGDLGRTISGGRIVNAGNTTWSGNTGANRNDNFFSNGTFNNTGTFTDTNAFSDRMTGSGTFNNSGTYNKQNNTLTDVGIAFNNTGTVNVNAGTLRLEANGTHSGSFAMASGATLDFNFGTHNLNAAATSGAGTLQISGGTVNLNGGSHTAHLLLSGGTLSGTSTPIGAAADWTGGAIAGAATTTFNSTLAMSGDLGRTISGGRIVNAGNTTWSGNTGANRNDNFFSNGTFNNTGTFTDTNAFSDRMTGSGTFNNSGTYNKQNNTLTDVGIAFNNTGTVNVNAGTLRLEANGTHSGSFAMASGATLDFNFGTHNLNAAATSGAGTLQISGGTVNLNGGSHTAHLLLSGGTLSGTSTPIGAAADWTGGAIAGAATTTFNSTLAMSGDLGRTISGGRIVNAGNTTWSGNTGANRNDNFFSNGTFNNTGTFTDTNAFSDRMTGSGTFNNSGTYNKQNNTLTDVGIAFNNTGTVNVNAGTLRLEANGTHSGSFAMASGATLDFNFGTHNLNAAATSGAGTLQISGGTVNLNGGSHTAHLLLSGGTLAGTSTPIGAAADWTGGSIAGAATTTFNSTLAMSGDLGRTISGGRIVNAGNTTWSGNTGANRNDNFFSNGTFNNTGTFTDTNAFSDRMTGSGTFNNSGTYNKQNNTLTDVGIAFNNTGTVNVNAGTLRLEANGTHSGSFAMASGATLDFNFGTHNLNAATTSGAGTLQISGGTVNLNGGSHTAHLLLSGGTLAGTSTPIGAAADWTGGSIAGAATTTFNSTLAMSGDLGRTISGGRIVNAGNTTWSGNTGANRNDNFFSNGTFNNTGTFTDTNAFSDRMTGSGTFNNSGTYNKQNNTLTDVGIAFNNTGTVNVNAGVFNVAHAFTNAGTVNVGAGGVFQSSCSGANCFGNTGTLQGNGTIQTPANNELVNSGMINPGDAIGHLTIDGNLHQAANGVVNFELAGLHNFDQLTVTGDVTLGGDLALWNLGYAPVAGDSFVVATFDDRLANSTFSSVSMHGFSPNTFQVFYHDHDVTVAVVPEPEQYLMLLAGLGLMGVVARRRRNCIRRCDETV from the coding sequence ATGAAAAATATGAAGAAAAATCAAATCAGCAAAAATGGGTCATTAACAAACGGGCTTTTCCGGACATTGCCGATCATTGCGGCGCTGGCTGCGTCAGGCTTCATCCAGCCAGTTCTTGCCGTCGATCGCACATGGTTTGGCAGCACGGGGGATTGGGGTGTCGATACGAATTGGTCACCCATCGGTGTGCCGGGCATCAGCGACAAAGCGATTATCAGCAGCGGCAATTCAACTCTATCCTTCAATACCGGGATAACCGGTCTTGATCTGTCCGGTGGCATCCTTGGTGGCACAGGCAACCTTACGCTCAGCGGTTTGAGTACCTGGACTGGCGGGTCCATTGCCGGTGCGGCCACCACCACCTTCAGCAGCACGCTGGTGATGAGTGGTGATCTCGGCAGGACCATTTCAGGCGGACGCATAGTGAATGCCGGCAACACCACCTGGAGCGGCAACACCGGCGCCAACCGGAACGATAACTTCTTCAGCAATGGCACCTTCAACAATACCGGCACCTTCACCGATACCAATGCCTTTTCCGACCGGATGACCGGCAGCGGCACCTTCAACAACAGCGGCACCTACAACAAGCAGAACAACACGCTGACCGACGTAGGCATTGCCTTCAACAACACCGGCACGGTCAATGTCAATGCCGGAACCCTACGCCTGGAAGCGAACGGCACCCATAGCGGCAGCTTTGCCATGGCCAGCGGCGCTACCCTGGATTTCAACTTTGGCACGCATAACCTGAACGCAGCAGCCACCAGCGGGGCGGGCACTCTTCAGATAAGCGGGGGCACAGTCAACCTCAACGGCGGCAGCCATACCGCGCACCTTCTGCTTTCCGGCGGTACGCTGTCGGGCACGAGCACGCCGATTGGCGCCGCTGCCGACTGGACTGGCGGGGCCATTGCCGGCGCGGCCACCACCACCTTCAACAGCACGCTGGCGATGAGCGGTGATCTCGGCAGGACCATTTCAGGCGGACGCATAGTGAATGCCGGCAACACCACCTGGAGCGGCAACACCGGCGCCAACCGGAACGATAACTTCTTCAGCAATGGCACCTTCAACAATACCGGCACCTTCACCGATACCAATGCCTTTTCCGACCGGATGACCGGCAGCGGCACCTTCAACAACAGCGGCACCTACAACAAGCAGAACAACACGCTGACCGACGTAGGCATTGCCTTCAACAACACCGGCACGGTCAATGTCAATGCCGGAACCCTACGCCTGGAAGCGAACGGCACCCATAGCGGCAGCTTTGCCATGGCCAGCGGCGCTACCCTGGATTTCAACTTTGGCACGCATAACCTGAACGCAGCAGCCACCAGCGGGGCGGGCACTCTTCAGATAAGCGGGGGCACAGTCAACCTCAACGGCGGCAGCCATACCGCGCACCTTCTGCTTTCCGGCGGTACGCTGTCGGGCACGAGCACGCCGATTGGCGCTGCCGCCGACTGGACTGGCGGGGCCATTGCCGGTGCGGCCACCACCACCTTCAACAGCACGCTGGCGATGAGCGGTGATCTCGGCAGGACCATTTCAGGCGGACGCATAGTGAATGCCGGCAACACCACCTGGAGCGGCAACACCGGCGCCAACCGGAACGATAACTTCTTCAGCAATGGCACCTTCAACAATACCGGCACCTTCACCGATACCAATGCCTTTTCCGACCGGATGACCGGCAGCGGCACCTTCAACAACAGCGGCACCTACAACAAGCAGAACAACACGCTGACCGACGTAGGTATCGCCTTCAACAACACCGGCACGGTCAATGTCAATGCCGGAACCCTACGCCTGGAAGCGAACGGCACCCATAGCGGCAGCTTTGCCATGGCCAGCGGCGCTACCCTGGATTTCAACTTTGGCACGCATAACCTGAACGCAGCAGCCACCAGCGGGGCGGGCACTCTTCAGATAAGCGGGGGCACAGTCAACCTCAACGGCGGCAGCCATACCGCGCACCTTCTGCTTTCCGGCGGTACGCTGGCGGGCACGAGCACGCCGATTGGCGCTGCCGCCGACTGGACTGGCGGGTCCATTGCCGGTGCGGCCACCACCACCTTCAACAGCACGCTGGCGATGAGCGGTGATCTCGGCAGGACCATTTCAGGCGGACGCATAGTGAATGCCGGCAACACCACCTGGAGCGGCAACACCGGCGCCAACCGGAACGATAACTTCTTCAGCAATGGCACCTTCAACAATACCGGCACCTTCACCGATACCAATGCCTTTTCCGACCGGATGACCGGCAGCGGCACCTTCAACAACAGCGGCACCTACAACAAGCAGAACAACACGTTGACCGATGTAGGCATTGCCTTCAACAACACCGGCACGGTCAATGTCAATGCCGGAACCCTGCGCCTGGAAGCGAACGGCACCCACAGCGGCAGCTTTGCCATGGCCAGCGGCGCTACCCTGGATTTCAACTTTGGCACGCATAACCTGAACGCGGCGACCACCAGCGGGGCGGGCACTCTTCAGATAAGCGGGGGCACAGTCAACCTCAACGGCGGCAGCCATACCGCGCACCTTCTGCTTTCCGGCGGTACGCTGGCGGGCACGAGCACGCCGATTGGCGCTGCCGCCGACTGGACTGGCGGGTCCATTGCCGGTGCGGCCACCACCACCTTCAACAGCACGCTGGCGATGAGCGGTGATCTCGGCAGGACCATTTCAGGCGGACGCATAGTGAATGCCGGCAACACCACCTGGAGCGGCAACACCGGCGCCAACCGGAACGATAACTTCTTCAGCAATGGCACCTTCAACAACACCGGCACCTTCACCGATACCAATGCCTTTTCCGACCGGATGACCGGCAGCGGCACCTTCAACAACAGCGGCACCTACAACAAGCAGAACAACACGTTGACCGATGTAGGCATTGCCTTCAACAACACCGGCACGGTCAATGTCAATGCTGGAGTGTTCAATGTCGCACACGCATTTACCAACGCCGGTACGGTGAATGTTGGCGCTGGTGGAGTATTCCAGTCCTCTTGCAGCGGTGCCAATTGTTTTGGTAACACCGGCACCCTACAGGGCAACGGTACCATTCAAACACCGGCCAACAATGAACTGGTCAACAGCGGCATGATCAATCCCGGAGACGCCATTGGCCATCTTACCATCGATGGTAACCTGCATCAGGCAGCGAACGGCGTAGTTAACTTTGAACTAGCTGGCCTGCATAATTTTGACCAACTGACGGTTACCGGCGACGTAACATTGGGCGGCGACCTTGCTTTATGGAACCTCGGCTACGCGCCTGTGGCTGGTGACAGCTTCGTAGTGGCGACTTTCGATGACCGTCTGGCAAATTCGACTTTCTCATCCGTCAGTATGCACGGGTTCAGCCCCAATACCTTCCAGGTGTTCTACCACGACCACGACGTCACCGTGGCAGTGGTACCCGAGCCTGAGCAATACCTGATGCTGCTTGCGGGACTAGGCCTGATGGGCGTCGTGGCTCGCCGTCGGCGGAACTGCATTCGGCGGTGCGATGAAACTGTTTAG
- a CDS encoding Hsp20/alpha crystallin family protein, with amino-acid sequence MANIARRSPFGDIARFDPFYNVDDWFKGFGMQPFSMDSETAPTIKIDLKENDTAYTVRADIPGVKKEDVKVQVEGNRVSISCETKQEKEEKEGERVICRECHQGSSYRSFTLGSDVDETKAEAKYENGTLELTLPKKEGKTSRRIEVK; translated from the coding sequence ATGGCAAACATTGCTCGTCGTTCCCCGTTCGGTGATATCGCCCGTTTCGACCCGTTTTACAACGTTGATGACTGGTTCAAGGGTTTTGGAATGCAACCATTTTCCATGGACTCGGAAACCGCCCCTACGATCAAAATCGATTTAAAGGAAAATGACACGGCCTATACCGTGCGTGCAGATATCCCAGGAGTAAAGAAAGAAGATGTCAAGGTGCAGGTAGAGGGCAATAGAGTTTCCATCAGCTGTGAAACCAAGCAGGAAAAAGAGGAAAAAGAGGGCGAAAGAGTCATTTGTCGCGAATGCCACCAGGGATCGAGCTACAGGAGCTTTACTTTGGGGAGCGATGTGGATGAGACCAAAGCCGAGGCCAAGTATGAAAATGGCACGCTGGAACTGACGCTACCGAAGAAAGAGGGTAAAACCTCCAGACGGATCGAGGTCAAATAG